The sequence below is a genomic window from Qipengyuania flava.
AAGGGTTCGATTACCGCGATGAAGGCGGCCAGCAGCGCGAACAGCGCAAGTTCGCGGCGAGAAGGTTTCCTCAATCGCGATTGTCTGGTGACGAGGCGGTTCATGCGGCGTGTCCCTTAAGCCGGCAGGCGGCGGTGAGCGTTCTGGCCGCGCGATCCCCGTGCGGCCCTGCGACCCTGACCGCCCGGGGATAGTGCGCGATCTTCGCGCAAGAACAAGCCTGTACTAGCTCATTCGTCCATAGAACACGTGTGTTATTCTCCCTGCGCGGACCTGGCTGTCAGGGGCAGGGTCGCCGATGCGTTGAGCAGCAGCTCAGAGGAGAAAAGGGGGGCTTCTGCAGGCGTGGTCAAATCAGGATGCGCCCAATTTCTTGCGCAGGTCCGCGAGAGTGGTGGGATCGTCTACATCCGCAAGATACTCGGCCGGACAGGTGATCAGTCGCGCATCCTGGAGGAGAGAGCGGGCGCCCTTGTCTCCTTCCAACTGCATGAGCTCGTCGAAGCGCGCGCGGTTGAAGCAGGCAGGCGGCATTGGCACCGCCCCCGAAGAGGAGGCGACGACGCCATGTCCTGCCACGCCGTCAGCGGCGTCCAGCACAGCCCGGAAATGCGCGAGGGGAACCAGCGGCATATCGGCCAGCGCAACCAGAAGGCTGTCCGCTCCTTCCCTCTTCGCAAGCTCCGCTGCCAGCGCGACCGAGGTGCCCATGCCCTCTGATGCGCGCGGGTTGACGGCGATATCGAAACCAGCGGCTCGCCAGCCTTCAGCGCACGGATGGTCAGCGCTGCTTGCTATCACCCAGCGGCTCTCTGCCTCGCACCGGGCAAGGGTGTGCGCGGCGTAAAGGCCGAGCGGTTTCCCGCCAAGCTCGGCGGCGAGCTTGTCTTGCGCGCCGAACCGCTGCGACCGACCAGCCGCAAGCAGGGCAATCGCGACGCGCGGCCGCTCAGCCATGGAGCGGGTCGAAAGCGGCGCTTTGGTAAGCGAGCATGATCTGGCCCAGCGCCGACAGGGCGAGAGTGTG
It includes:
- a CDS encoding nucleotidyltransferase family protein, translated to MAERPRVAIALLAAGRSQRFGAQDKLAAELGGKPLGLYAAHTLARCEAESRWVIASSADHPCAEGWRAAGFDIAVNPRASEGMGTSVALAAELAKREGADSLLVALADMPLVPLAHFRAVLDAADGVAGHGVVASSSGAVPMPPACFNRARFDELMQLEGDKGARSLLQDARLITCPAEYLADVDDPTTLADLRKKLGAS